A genomic region of Acidobacteriota bacterium contains the following coding sequences:
- a CDS encoding queuosine precursor transporter translates to MAAFVTVLLCSGIIGVQKVSKIGSLPEFGTAILFFPLSYIFGDVLTEVYGYARSRRVIWAGFGALIFAAFMSWAVVTMPPAPGWKGQDAYEMIFGGTPRIVFSSLMAFWAGEFANSFVLAKMKILTNGRWLWMRTIGSTIVGEGVDSLIFYPLAFYNSSIMSNDLVFTVMVSNYLMKVAWEAIITPFTYLIVNFLKRVEHEDYYDRDTNFNPFTLET, encoded by the coding sequence ATGGCAGCGTTTGTGACGGTGCTGCTGTGTTCGGGCATTATCGGCGTGCAGAAAGTTTCCAAGATCGGTTCGCTTCCCGAATTCGGCACCGCCATACTGTTTTTTCCGCTGAGCTATATTTTTGGCGACGTGCTGACGGAAGTATATGGGTACGCGCGGTCGCGCCGCGTGATTTGGGCTGGCTTTGGCGCGCTGATCTTTGCCGCGTTCATGAGTTGGGCGGTGGTGACAATGCCGCCTGCGCCGGGGTGGAAAGGGCAGGATGCTTACGAAATGATTTTTGGCGGAACGCCGCGCATCGTATTTTCTTCGCTGATGGCATTTTGGGCGGGCGAGTTTGCCAATTCGTTTGTGCTGGCCAAAATGAAAATTCTGACCAACGGACGCTGGTTGTGGATGCGCACCATCGGTTCGACGATTGTTGGCGAAGGCGTGGATTCGCTGATCTTTTACCCGCTGGCGTTTTACAACTCTTCGATCATGTCGAACGATCTGGTTTTCACCGTGATGGTGAGCAATTACCTGATGAAAGTCGCCTGGGAAGCCATCATCACGCCGTTTACCTATTTGATCGTCAACTTTCTGAAGCGCGTCGAACACGAAGATTATTACGACCGCGACACCAACTTTAATCCGTTTACGCTGGAAACCTGA
- a CDS encoding PQQ-binding-like beta-propeller repeat protein, with translation MKQSAKFLLASAFVIALACFRITNSTAQQQTGKDAPPDGAALYAEHCAVCHDNPQGRIPPKNIIARRSPDEVINALTNGSMKVQAKDLKPLEIRALAVYLTGKEPTGVIDPSKLTNRCQSPGGPINLKAAGWNGWGLDTDNTRYQPKPGLKAADVPKLKVKWAFAYPATMAIGQPTVVGDRLYVTTDSGQVICLNAQSGCAYWAVSAGAPVRTAVSVGVLPAGGKAKYAAYFGDEKATVHAVDAETGQELWKIKLDNHPVARITGSPVLYGDRLYVPVSSVEEAISRGDKYECCKFRGSVAALDAYTGKLIWQSYSITEELKPYKKNSAGTQLYGPAGAAIWSAPTLDVKRGVLYAGTGNSYTDAPTGGADAIIAFDLKTGKIRWTHQVLPNDNYIMNCGKPGVGNCPETAGPDFDFGSSPILRKLPNGKDVLLAGNKAGILFALDPDKQGKQLWEVKLGAGTALGGIEWGFTADAKIAYVPVADPFGQPDKRKPGLSAVEIATGKILWQVPAPTVKCSWGTARCNNAQSAAASLIPGVIFSGTSDGHLRAYATADGKILWDFDTAAEAYDAVNGKQAKGGTIDAGGAVIANGIVYVNSGYGRILGMPGNALLAFSVEGK, from the coding sequence AATTCTTGTTGGCCAGCGCGTTTGTGATTGCGCTGGCCTGTTTTCGTATAACCAACTCCACCGCGCAGCAGCAAACCGGCAAAGACGCTCCGCCCGATGGAGCCGCGCTGTACGCCGAACACTGCGCCGTTTGCCATGACAATCCGCAAGGCCGCATTCCTCCGAAAAACATCATTGCCCGCCGGTCGCCGGATGAGGTCATCAACGCGCTGACCAATGGTTCGATGAAAGTGCAAGCCAAGGATTTGAAGCCGCTCGAAATCCGCGCCCTTGCCGTTTACCTGACCGGCAAAGAACCGACCGGCGTGATTGATCCGTCGAAATTGACAAACCGCTGCCAATCGCCGGGCGGGCCAATCAACTTGAAAGCTGCGGGCTGGAACGGTTGGGGACTGGATACAGACAACACGCGGTACCAACCCAAACCGGGATTGAAAGCCGCAGATGTGCCGAAACTGAAAGTGAAATGGGCGTTCGCATATCCGGCAACAATGGCGATTGGTCAACCGACGGTTGTTGGAGACAGGTTATATGTCACAACGGATTCGGGGCAGGTGATTTGTCTGAATGCGCAATCCGGATGCGCGTATTGGGCCGTCAGCGCAGGCGCTCCGGTACGGACAGCGGTTTCCGTTGGCGTTTTGCCCGCCGGAGGTAAGGCGAAATATGCGGCGTACTTCGGCGATGAGAAAGCGACGGTTCACGCTGTGGACGCTGAAACCGGTCAGGAGTTGTGGAAGATCAAACTTGATAACCATCCTGTAGCCAGAATCACAGGTTCCCCGGTGTTGTATGGCGACCGGTTGTACGTGCCGGTGTCATCCGTCGAAGAAGCCATTTCGCGTGGAGATAAATACGAATGTTGCAAGTTTCGCGGCAGCGTGGCGGCGTTGGATGCATACACCGGCAAGCTGATTTGGCAGTCTTACTCCATTACCGAAGAACTCAAACCATACAAAAAGAACTCCGCCGGGACGCAATTGTACGGTCCCGCTGGCGCAGCCATCTGGTCAGCACCGACGTTGGACGTGAAACGCGGCGTGTTGTACGCGGGAACCGGCAACTCCTACACCGACGCGCCAACCGGCGGAGCCGATGCGATCATCGCCTTTGACCTCAAGACAGGGAAAATTCGCTGGACGCATCAGGTGCTGCCCAACGACAACTACATCATGAATTGTGGCAAACCCGGCGTTGGCAATTGCCCGGAAACCGCAGGGCCGGATTTCGACTTTGGCAGTTCGCCGATTTTGCGAAAGCTGCCCAACGGCAAAGACGTTTTGCTGGCCGGAAACAAAGCCGGAATTTTGTTTGCGCTCGATCCTGACAAGCAGGGCAAACAGCTTTGGGAAGTGAAACTCGGCGCAGGAACCGCGCTCGGCGGGATCGAATGGGGATTTACTGCCGACGCGAAAATCGCGTATGTGCCGGTGGCTGATCCATTCGGCCAGCCGGACAAACGCAAACCCGGACTTTCGGCGGTGGAAATCGCGACGGGCAAAATCCTGTGGCAGGTGCCTGCGCCAACGGTGAAATGTTCGTGGGGAACTGCGCGTTGCAACAATGCGCAATCGGCGGCAGCGAGTTTGATTCCAGGCGTGATCTTTTCGGGAACGTCCGATGGACACCTGCGAGCCTACGCAACCGCCGACGGCAAAATCCTATGGGATTTCGACACGGCGGCTGAAGCCTATGACGCCGTCAACGGCAAACAAGCCAAAGGCGGAACCATTGACGCGGGCGGAGCCGTCATCGCCAATGGCATCGTGTATGTAAATTCCGGCTACGGACGAATTTTGGGAATGCCCGGAAATGCGCTGTTGGCGTTTTCTGTCGAAGGAAAATAG
- a CDS encoding DUF3089 domain-containing protein: protein MLRRSFFVLAILTLLLIGKQHQAKTQTASQAKNDYGKGESWLCRPGRQDACTIDLTTTIVSADGKLKEEKWQGNANAPIDCFYVYPTVSLDTTANSDMNAGPEELNVIKHQFARFGSQCKLYAPLYRQVTLTALRAGMSGKPMSVDRGLAYNDVLDAWNHYLANDNKGRGVVLIGHSQGSGVLMQLIRNEIDGKPVQDRIISAMLLGMNVAVPKGKDVGGTFKHMPLCRSANQTGCIISYVTFRETVPPPANSLFGRAPGEGLEVACTNPAALGGGSAELHAYLGAIRAAGSSAAEPKPWVTPAQPIKTPFVSVPGLLTAECVQNEKGSYLALKVHGDPKDPRTDDIPGDILIAGQVQANWGLHLIDVNVAIGNLVDLVKVQSKAYLAKSGKK from the coding sequence ATGCTTCGACGTTCTTTTTTTGTTTTGGCCATCCTGACTTTGTTGCTGATTGGCAAACAGCATCAAGCGAAAACTCAAACGGCATCGCAGGCCAAAAACGATTACGGCAAAGGCGAAAGCTGGCTTTGTCGTCCTGGCAGGCAAGACGCCTGCACGATTGATCTGACGACGACCATCGTCAGCGCCGACGGCAAGCTGAAAGAAGAAAAATGGCAAGGCAATGCAAATGCGCCGATTGATTGTTTTTACGTGTATCCGACCGTTTCGCTGGACACAACTGCCAATAGCGATATGAACGCGGGACCGGAAGAGTTGAACGTCATCAAACATCAATTCGCGCGGTTTGGTTCGCAATGCAAACTGTATGCGCCGCTCTATCGGCAAGTGACGCTGACCGCGTTGCGCGCCGGAATGTCCGGCAAGCCCATGTCTGTGGATCGCGGCCTGGCGTATAACGACGTGCTGGACGCCTGGAACCATTATCTGGCCAATGACAACAAAGGGCGCGGCGTGGTTTTGATCGGACATTCGCAAGGTTCAGGCGTGCTGATGCAATTGATCCGAAATGAAATTGACGGCAAACCGGTTCAGGATCGCATCATTTCCGCGATGTTGCTGGGAATGAATGTCGCCGTTCCCAAAGGAAAAGATGTCGGTGGCACGTTCAAGCACATGCCGCTCTGCCGTTCCGCGAATCAAACCGGTTGTATCATTTCTTACGTCACGTTCCGCGAAACCGTGCCGCCTCCGGCGAATAGTTTGTTTGGTCGCGCTCCGGGCGAAGGGCTGGAAGTCGCCTGCACAAACCCTGCGGCATTGGGCGGTGGCAGTGCCGAGCTTCACGCGTACTTGGGCGCGATTCGCGCTGCCGGGTCATCCGCTGCGGAACCGAAGCCCTGGGTGACGCCTGCGCAACCGATCAAAACGCCGTTTGTCAGCGTGCCCGGATTGCTGACCGCCGAATGCGTGCAGAACGAAAAGGGGTCGTACCTGGCGCTGAAAGTTCACGGCGATCCGAAAGACCCGCGCACCGACGATATTCCCGGCGACATTTTGATTGCCGGGCAGGTGCAAGCCAATTGGGGATTGCATTTGATTGATGTGAACGTGGCGATTGGAAATCTGGTGGACCTCGTCAAAGTGCAGTCGAAAGCCTATCTTGCCAAGTCAGGCAAGAAATAA